A stretch of the Acyrthosiphon pisum isolate AL4f chromosome A2, pea_aphid_22Mar2018_4r6ur, whole genome shotgun sequence genome encodes the following:
- the LOC100163843 gene encoding sodium/potassium/calcium exchanger 4 isoform X2 gives MKLSEDVAGASVMAAAVACPELFVNILATFFTEGDVGIGTVVGTGLFNVLLVPGLCIIMADQKVIHLENWPITRDVSMYLLTISLLVWSLADNKVYAYEALILIIVYMVYLLILSYSSYLEKIFKYISQQENKVFEGCSENQPILPLNGVAANGFIVQEHINLPKWKDRLRDQLLNIKEILVWPIVLILKVTVPSCNSQDRVFWIPITMCMCIFWIGCGSFIIVELITIIGNEFSIPDSVMGITLLAIGMSVPEMVSSIAVARQGRGTMALCTALSSSTFDVLICLGVPWFIKAMWFHKENSSASINVHSRSLDDSAIAVMLSTIGFMLLMCAKSFVLTKRSGGFLVFIWLFICSAMVYNEYATK, from the exons ATGAAGTTGAGTGAAGATGTTGCAGGAGCGTCTGTAATGGCTGCAGCAGTGGCATGTCCTGAACTATTCGTTAATATACTAGCTACGTTCTTTACAGAGGGCGATGTTGGAATCGGAACTGTAGTCGGCACTGGCTTATTTAATGTACTATTAGTTCCTGGACTTTGTATAATTATGGCAGATCAAAAg gtCATACACCTGGAAAACTGGCCCATCACACGTGATGTATCCATGTATCTTTTAACTATATCATTATTAGTTTGGTCATTAGCTGATAACAAGGTTTATGCTTACGAAGcgttgatattaattatagtttacaTGGTATACCTATTAA TTCTCTCTTACAGCTCAtatcttgaaaaaatatttaaatatatatctcaACAAGAGAACAAAGTTTTCGAAGGGTGCAGTGAGAACCAACCGATTCTTCCTCTAAATG GAGTTGCAGCAAATGGATTTATAGTGCAAGAGCATATTAATTTGCCCAAATGGAAGGACAGACTTCGTGATCAACTATTAAATATCAAAGAAATACTGGTATGGCCTATAGTCTTAATCTTAAAAGTGACTGTTCCGAGCTGCAATAGCCAAGATAGAGTTTTTTGGATACCAATTAccatgtgtatgtgtatattttgGATTGGATGTGGATCATTTATCATTGTAGAATTGATTACAATTATAG GAAATGAATTCTCAATACCTGATTCAGTTATGGGCATTACATTATTAGCAATTGGTATGAGTGTACCCGAAATGGTGTCTAGTATAGCAGTTGCAAGACAag gaCGAGGAACCATGGCTTTATGTACCGCACTGAGTTCATCAACATTtgatgttttaatttgtttgggTGTTCCGTGGTTTATAAAAGCTATGTGGTTCCACAAAGAAAACTCAAGTGCATCTATAAATGTTCACTCGAGAAGTCTCGACGATAGTGCGATAGCTGTGATGTTAAGTACAATTGGTTTTATGCTATTGATGTGTGCCAAATCATTTGTATTAACTAAAaga tCAGGTGGATTTCTTGTTTTCATATGGTTATTCATTTGCTCAGCCATGGTGTACAATGAGTATGCAACAAAATGA